The genomic segment ccaagatcgatttatatgacagctatatcaggttatggaccgatttcaaccatacttggcacagttgttggatatcatgacgaaatacttcgtgcaaaaactcattcaaatcggataagaattgtgccctctagaggctcaagaagtcaagacccaagatcggtttatatggcagctatatcaggttatgaatcgatttgaaccatacttggcacagttgttggatataacaacaaaacaggtcgtgcgaaattccattccaatcggataaaaattgcgccctctagatgctcaagaaatcaagactcaagatcggtttatatggcagctatatcaggttatggaccgatttgaaccatacttggcacagttgttggatataataacaaaacacgtcgtgcaaaatttcattctgatcggacaagaattgcgcacgctaaaggctcaagaaatcaagacccaagatcggtttatatggcagctatatcaggttatggaccgatttgaactatacttggcacagttgttggatatcatagcaaaacacgtcgtgcaaaatttcattccaatcggataagaattgcgcactctagaggctcaagaagtcaagacccaagatcggtttatatggcagctatatcaaaacatggaccgatatggcccatttacaataccaaccgacctacactaataagaagaatttgtgcaaaatttcaagcggctagctttactccttcggaagttagcgtgctttcgacagacagacggacggacatggctagatcgacataaaatgtcacgacgatcaagaatatatatactttatggggtctcagacgaatatttcgagtagttacaaacagaatgacggaattagtataccctccatcctatggtggagggtataaaaattccgtAGTTTCATGCACAAATTGAGCTTTGGAGTGATCTAAAAGAAACAGAAAGCCAATTTTGTTCTCATCAATGTCATTTCTGATCGATTCAGCCACTTCAACCAATGCAGTAATGCAACTAAGATCAGAACGGAAGACGGACTGTCTTTCTGACAACAGGGACTCTTGGTGAAGATATACCGACATCTGTCCATGAAGAATTTACTCGAAAACCTTAGAGAAATAGCATAAAATTGATATAGGCTGATAAACAACGTTGAATTTGGGAATGGGGATAATCTTTGAATGCTTCCAAGTAATAGGATACACActggagctcaaaattgaattaaacaggtacgtaaagtacagtaggagatatggaagtaacattcgtacaaatctCGGATCAACTCCGTCCAAGCCAGTTGCATTTGACTTAACACGGACAAAACTCTCATAAACTTCCTTATGgctaacacatctaaactcaaaagggCTACGGGCATCAAAAACGAAAGCCGGCTCATCATCATCCTGCAATATCCTGTGTATTAGTCTTTCGATCCTATGTGCTTTTGTTGATGACAGACGttgattttctctttttttaatttgtatttgtgcaaaattataccaatttttaagttttttttgtacTCTTGTACAGTAATACACTTATTATTTAACAAAGCTTTACAAATTCATGCATTGTTGTTTCTATTGTCGTATGTATAGAATGTTAATCTACATAATCAATTTGGTCGAGTAATAGCTCACCGATTATGTAAATAAACGAAACTAAACGAATAATAACATCTaaattccagccttattttgcctatctaacactcacagtttccaataTATATGATAATTATATATAGAGTCATTcttgccaataaaaatatcaacaaaacagcCGCATACCAaccacagtttccgagatatagaataattatatgttgggtcattctcgaagtggcttgtgcggatgaaaaatataaatttcgtttttctcagaaacgacttatCCATTCACAAATGGATCCgtgatataggataattttatgttgggtcattctggaagtgtctggTGGTGTCTGGTGCAGATGGAAACTGttaatttcgtttttctcaCAAATTCCAACCTTATTTtgcctacctaacactcacagtttccgagatacagaataattttatgttgtgtCATTctcgaagtgacttgtgcggatggaatatgtaattttcgtttttctcggaaaagacttaaccgattcgcaatcggattgattcgtctGAAAGCCAATAATGATATCTAAAACtccatccttgttttgtctacttagcactcacagtttccgagatatagaataattatatgttaggtcattctggaagtgacttgtgcgggtggaatatataatgttcgtgtttctcggaaacgacttaaccattCGCAAATGGATCCgtgatataggataattttatgctTGGTCGTTCTCGAAGTGTCTGGTGCAGATGGAAGCttttaatttcgtttttctcagaaaTTCCAGTCTTATTTTGCcgacctaacactcacagtttttcgagatatagaataattttatgttgggtcatttacgaagtgtcttgtgcgaatggaatatgtaattatcgtttttctcggaaacgacttaaccgattcgcaaatggattggttcgtttgaaagccCCTAATAATGTCTATAATTTCAGCACTATTTTACcaacctaacactcacagtttccgagatacagaatagtTTTTTGTTGTGCCATTTTtaaagtgatttgtgcggatggaatatgtaatttccgtttttttcgtaaacgacttaaccgattcgcaagaGAATTTATTCGTATGAAAGCCACTAATTAcatctacaattccagccttattttgcctacctaacactcgcagtttccgagatatatgtagaataattttatgttgggtcattctcgaagtggcttgtgcggatggtatatgtaattttcgtttataCCGGacacgacttaaccgattcgcaaatggattggttcgtttgaaagccCCTAATAATCTCTACAATTTAAGCACTATTTTACcaacctaacactcacagtttccgagatacagaatagtTTTTTGTTGTGCCATTTTtaaagtgatttgtgcggatggaatatgtaattttcgttttttcgtaaacgactaaaccgattcgcaatcggattgatttgtttgaaagctaATTATAACATCTAAATTTTCAGCCTCACTTaacacttacagtttccgagaatTATAGTAATTTTATGTTTGTTAATTCTTGAAGTGACTTTTGCGAATGGAAAATGTAAATTTCggttttcttggaaacgacttaaccgattcgcaattggattgattcgtttgaaagctaaaTATAACATCTACATTTTCAGCCTCActtaacactcacagtttccgagaatTATAGTAATTTTATGTTTGGTAATTCTTGAAGTGATTTgagcagatggaatatgtaattttcgttttttcgtaaacgacttaagcgattcgcaatcggattgatttgtttgaaagctaATTATAACATCTACATTTTCAGCCTCACTTaatactcacagtttccgagaatgatagtattgggttgcccaaaaagtaattgctgattttacatacagtcggcgttgacaaattttaagcattaatcgaattggatcgtcatgtaaatgagcgtgagataggagagaagttaaatataccaaaatcaaccgttgattatcaaataaaaagtcttggactggtgaaaaggagtgatatttgggtaccatatgtattgaaagaaattcatttaacaaaccgaatcaacgcttgtgcaccttatgcaccttaaacgcaatgaattcgatccgtttttaaaacgaatcataactggagatgaaaaatggattgtttacaataactGTTCACTAATAATGAACTACTTGAGTAATTTTTTCatactaattttattttaaaacattttctataagtACAGCAAATGAAACTCTTAAAACTAGTCTAGAACGAGATACCAACGCGGTGTTATCTCGTTCGTTTTTATCTTCTAATTTTATGACTAACCTAAATGCACTTACGCACACATATGGTTGCCACACGCACAAGCATTTAGGGTAATATTCTATTGCGATCCTAAGTAAACATATACCGCTGCGTCTTATTAGGGTCTACTTAGGAAAGAAGATCATGAAACACAAAGAcacacaagacactgataacAGAGACCTCCCTAAGACAACCATATGTACTTAACATACACTATGTCCTGTGGATAATGGCCAACGTGCCCTTCATGTACATTCTAGGGACATAATTATTATCCGCGAAATATCAACGACTGTGATATTCCATGTTCAAAGCATTTGCTTGAACATTCTGCCGGGGGCCTAGAGGCTAGTGAGTATAATTATGATTGATATGTTAGTGGACTGTAAACTTGGCAATTACTAGAAAGATTTCATTGATTAAAGTATCAGTGAATATTAGGTGGAGGAAAATTTAAAGCTGCTATTGCACGCATACTTATATACTTTTTAACAGAATATATCGCTAAAATTACAGTTAATAAGATAACTAAAATGAAAGCCGCATGACAGCTTATATGGTGAAACTGCAACCCCTTTAAGTCGAGATTCGCCTTCTGGACGTCTTTTAACTTTTTCATAACTTCATCGACTTTCCGATGGAAGAAATAGTCCTCTTTAACAGTATCGGCGATGTTATCAATGCGGTCACCTATACTTTTAAAATTCTTATTCACGTCATCTGTTGTTCGGCGAAGAATATTTAAGGTGGGCTCCACTACTGATGTTTGTTGCTTCACCAGATACTTCAGATTATATTGATTGTCAAGTCGATTCTTCATATTCTGCTCCAAAGCTTTTCTATCCTCAGCATCCATAGTACCGAATAGGATATGCTGAAGAGATCCGATGAACTCTCTTTTTATAGTGCGGGAAAAGGTATTGATTTTTTCTCTCCGTATTTAGTAACTGTCGTTCTATGGTATCCAGAATATGACTGCACTGAGCTTCGAACGACTGCAATTTCGTACACATCCGCCGCATACTTTTTAGAACGGGATCCGCCTTTTCAATCACGCCAAAAAAAGGTTCCATATCGAAATACACTATCAAATTCCATTTTGACGAAACTACATCCACCGAACCAATGTGATCGAGATATATTATGGCTGAGTCCTTAATGTTCTTTAGCGATGCTCCAATCGGTGGGTGACTTGATTTTACACATTCAATAAATATCAAAAGTATCGCCTAGATATAAGATATTTTAACTTTTGATCCGCTACCAAGCGTTGTACAGTTGACCCGTGTAACATTCGGTGTTTCTTGTTTTGATGACACATTCTCCAAAGGACATATCTTATTTATTGGCCTCTTTAATGAATTTGAAGCAGTTTTTACTGTGACAGTTCGCACCAAGCCGTCTTTCCCAGGATGCACATTCATAATCCGTCCTAGAGGCCACCTCGCCGGATGAGTTTCCTCGTTCTTCACAATGACCACTTGACCTTCTTGTAGATTTTGACTTGCTGTCTTCCATTTGTAGCTCTGTTGTAAATTGGTCAAATAGTCGTTTGTCCAATTGttccaaaaatgttttctcATTTTCTGCACCAATTTCCATCGGTCTAGGCAGCCGATCGCTGCGTCGTTTACAAATTCTGGAGCATCTATCATTGGTCGGTCAATTAAGAAATGATCAGGAGTAAGAACGTCCATACTCTCATCGCCGTTACTGATGTCGCACATGGGTCTGGAATTTAAAATCGCCTCTATCTGAGCCAGAAGGGTGCTCATTTCTTCAAACGTCATCTTGTTTTCTCCAATGACCCTTTTTAAGTGGTATTTCATGGATTTAACTGCGGCCTCCCAAAATCCTCCGAAGTGAGGACTTCCCGGCGGAATAAAATGCCACTTAACCAGCTGATGTTCCAAAACATCTGCTAAATTGACATTTTGCTTTATTACCCGAGCAAACTCCTTCTCCATTGCGCCGGCGGCCCCAACAAAGTTGGTGTCATTGTCTGAATAGATATGGCCACTTTTCCCTCTTCTTGCAAAGAACCGCTTGAGTGCGGCCATAAAAGCATCTGTATCGTCGATATCACACTGCCTTGCTCTTAACGCCTGGGCGCATTCTATTGTCGTATCCAGTaatgttttaacttttttagggttttcgctattaatatggGGTTGGTCCAAAAGCCGATCCAGTGTTGTTTTGAACAAAATTCTCTTATTTCCATAGCGTTGGGTTATTATGTCTTTGGAAATCTTGGAATTCTTCTCTTGCCCGATACTTCATCCGTGCTTCCTCTCCTTTTGGCGGATGGATTTCTTGCACTTTTAAACTATTTGAAGTTCCAGCGTCCTGCAGGAGTGTCTCTTCCTCTTCCGACTTCAAAACTGCAACGATCTCTCCCACTGCAGTTTTCACCGTCAAATAATATTGGTTTTTAAAATAAGGGTCATTGTTGATCCCTAATTGCTCCAATTTGGCATGATTATTATTAAATTCCTGCCATAGTGCCTCCAACTGAAATTTGCAGGTTTCTTTTACAACACCTCGGGCTGTTTCCTTAACACAGCTTCGCTTTAAAACTTCGACCTTTTCGCCAATTTCTTGCTGGTGCTTGTAATATTGCACTTGACTCATTCTGGCTTGATTGTGGTTTTAtttgtgt from the Stomoxys calcitrans chromosome 1, idStoCalc2.1, whole genome shotgun sequence genome contains:
- the LOC131996964 gene encoding uncharacterized protein LOC131996964, coding for MEKEFARVIKQNVNLADVLEHQLVKWHFIPPGSPHFGGFWEAAVKSMKYHLKRVIGENKMTFEEMSTLLAQIEAILNSRPMCDISNGDESMDVLTPDHFLIDRPMIDAPEFVNDAAIGCLDRWKLVQKMRKHFWNNWTNDYLTNLQQSYKWKTASQNLQEGQVVIVKNEETHPARWPLGRIMNVHPGKDGLVRTVTVKTASNSLKRPINKICPLENVSSKQETPNVTRVNCTTLGSGSKVKISYI